The stretch of DNA AGAAGCAAAACTTGGAGAAGACTGATTGGTAAATGCCAGGTCAGGTAAAGATCAATATAGAGTTCAGGACTTCAGGGCTATTGTTTTAGTAATATCAGTAAAGGAAGATGCAGTGGGGTTCTATCTTTCCTTGTCCATCTCTCTCATGGCATTAGCAGATTAGCTACAGTTTTCAATTTGTCTGTGCCTTTTTATTTGATTCTTTGAGATTATTTTTTATTGTTTGTATATGCAGATAGTATGATGATTTATTTGTCAGGTTGAGCTCTAAGAAAGGCTACGATTCATTGTGCCATCTTTCATGTTTATTGCTGTTCTGAACTTGTGGCTGTTTTCTTATGACAACAATCCCTTAAGAAATACCCATCAAGTTTGGATAGCTGCTAGTGTGATAATAACTTTGAGAGCAAGTGCTCTAGCTATTGATATTCGTTAGTATTTCCAATTGCATGCTTGCCAATCATGATACAACCATACTTGTTATCATGATACTGAATTATTGGGTCATCCGACATGAAGCTGCCCATACTCTATTGTGAATTCTATTTGGAGGTGACCTGTGAGTTGCATCATCAAATTGATTCTCGTCACATTTGACTATGCATTTCTCACTGATGCAACATGAGAAACATTCAGTTTAATTTCTGCTGGTTTGGTTGATTGTATAATTGTGCTGGACCGAACCAGTTCAGTATTTTAGCCTCACCATACTTCAGATAAAAAATTCTGCCTTTTGAGTGTAGTTCTGGTCCTTGTGAGAAGCTTGAATTTTATTGGGAGTCATATGGAGCCAAGCTTAGCTGATGTTGCTAGTCCATCTGATGTGAATAAGCTAATTTTATCTTAGCTGATGTTGCTAATCCATCTGATGTGAATCAGCTAACTCTATCTGTACAAAATTGATCCAACGGTCAATTCAGATACACAGCTGTGGAACGTTTGAGAGTGATTGTTACGGTGACTACTTGTACTTGAAGTGGGTCTGGATACTGTTTTGGCAATTAAAAGTTGAAAAAGGATGGGAGCATTTGATGATGCCTTGTCATCATGGTCTTAGCTACAATAGTACAATTTTCAACTTATTCACTTAAAATGTTTGTCTGTTGAGTAGTTTAGCACATGAATTGCTATCTTATGAGCCAGGGCCATAAGCATGGTACCAAACCTTTGGTACTTGCATTTGCAACCTTAAAGGGTTTTTTAAGGGAAGTTTGCATATATGCAGCCAATCTAGACCTGGTATGCAATAATACCATCACATTTTGGCCCCGTCCATACATACCGTCGCACATTCAAAATTTTCCATTCAAACCACCAAATCACCTTCATGGCTTCACTCCTCACAGAGGGTTAGCGTCGTTTATTTGGTACCACAATACCCTCACATTGATCGTCTCATATGACTTATCTGCAGTTTGCATCACTGTATAGATTATCTTGCATAGCATCATTGTGCGATCAAGAAATCCACTTTCTTGTATGCATTTACGAATTTTAAAATCATAACTTATTTATGCTCGCAAATCATGTTGGTGCAAAAGATGCTGCCAGGACTATGAATTACCTCCTGGCATCCTTATATGTACATTACACTTTCTGAGATGTTACATTGTCCATGGTCCTACTTTCTGATGTCAAATAAGCAATTATGACTCCCATGTCTGCCCGGTTCGGAATTCCTATGAACAACTTCTTTTCGAGTTTCTGAACCAGCCCTtactttctttcctttttttgcAGGTTTTCTGTGTTGGAGATCCCTTCACGTTCTGCATTTGTACGTCGGCAAGCCATTGACGCTATGTATAAATCAGACAATATGTACTTGTGCAAACCTTGTAACTGTGAGTTTGCTTGCTTGACGGTGGGGAATTCATGCTCCTCTACCCATCTTGCTGGGAAAAAAATTCAATGTGCCTGCTAGACTATATAGAATTCCACTAAGATTACCGATATGTGTTCATATGTTGTGCCCGGGTTCACGTTATATTTCTTCATCCTGGGAGATTGGAAGTTTGGGCAAATCGTACGTTGCAAATGCCTCCCTTGGGCGGTTGGGCCGTGGCTGGAGGTAGCAGCCCGCAATGGATTACCTCCTTTCCGGCTTCGGTTGACTGTTGACTCTGACTGGAAAAATTGCACAAGAGAAAGCCATACTGATCGCATGAAAGGGCTCTACCCGCCGTACCCCTGCCATGCTGGCTTGTACTGGATAAAGAAAAGTGCACGCGAATTTTAAAAGGAAGTTCTAGTTGCTTGCAAATTTTGGACTGGAAGATCCTCTTCAAGGAGATTGATGCAGTCATGTAGACTTTCGTACACACACTTTGCAGCATTCAAATCAATCCGGCTCCACCAGCAAAGTCGGGGAATTCAAGACGTGCTGGAGGCTTCACCCTCTTTTTGTTAAACCTTTTTTTGGCGGACCTGACAGTTTTGTTAGCGATCAAACCACAGCCACCTGATTAATCGGTCATCATTAGCTATCACTCCGTCCCGCACGTACATGTGGGCCCCACGTCTCCTTTCCACGGCGGGGGGCGGTGAACGACTCGACAGGTGCCAACGAGGCACCGAGACGGGACGAGCAACTATGGTCTCAAACGACTCCAGATTAAAAAAAAAAAtcgaaaaaaaaggaaaagtcTCTCTGGCCCCCTCGGCCGTGCCGAGCCGGCATCCCCCATCCCCCCTGCACCGATCGCGACGACCCGAGCCGGAAACGGGGACCGCCGCCGCGGCAAGCCGGCGAAGGAGCCCCCATGGGTGACAACAAGTCCCCGCTGAGCCTGAGCCCGATGGGCGGCCGCGACCGCGACCGGGACCGGGAGCTCCTCATCCCGGtctccggcggcggctcggcgcccGGCGACGGGGATGGGGACGGCGACAGGGCCTCCTCATCCTCCACCTCCGCTGCGCTCTCCTCCTCCGGACGCGAGGTCCGTCTCCGCTCCGCCCCCATGCCTCCTCTCCCCACTCGGTTCCATAGTAGTTTTTTTTTGCCCCTTTTATTCAACTGCTGTTCGGCTAATTTGATGAGTCTAGTCTACGATTCCTGCCGTTTTCGCCGTTTCACCTCGCAACCTCTCTTGTAGACTGCAGTTAGATGCATGAACCAAGTAGCAAGCACTAGAAGTTTATGTGCTAGGAAGTGCTTCAATGTCACATTTGGAACTTGGCCCCGAATTCAATGACCATGATGCACCTTGTTTGATCTGCTTAAAATGGGAAGCTGAGAATATTTTGCTTCAGTTGCTTTCCTGCGATGTCACCCCTTGATATTACACTTGGAACAGAATGATATTTAACATATTTATTATGTTTGAACCGGTTGAAATCCCTAAACTGCCTAGAACCTTTAGGATAGCGTGTTGCAATTTGAAATAACAATAACCCCACTTTACAAAAACTGTTAGGCAATGTTTTTGTTCCTACCCTCTCGCCTGTCCTTCCCCCTTAGCTGATACTTGCCTTGCAGAAACTGAGAAAGCATGCTCTCTAGATTAGGCATCTCTCTTTGTATTGTTCAAGCTAGAACAGCTCATGTTGATTTTTACATCTCCTTTTTCCCCCCTGAAATGCAGGCATTCCATAAGGTTGTCCGCAGTTGGGCTTCAAAAAAGTTTATGACTGGGTGGTAAGTCTATAGCAAAACTAATCTTCCCTTGCCTCATGATTACTGTTTAGTGTTTAGCAATGAAACAGTAATAGTGCACTTCCTAGTAGCTAATGCTAGGTTCCGTTTCCATTATTTTGTCATGTATAGCCTGGTTGTTGAGGATATGTGTTGTAGCATCTAGCATGCCTTAGCAGACACTTCAAAAGTCAAGTTTGTGGTTGTCAAGCcaacatccattcccttttaCACCGCAGGAAATCATTTAGGAAGGTGATGCAATATTATTAACGGATGCAATTAGCAGTTACTAGGAACAGTGGGATGTTtgtttatttgattctgggttTTGTTTCTTTCAATAAAAAGATTTCCTTGTTGAAATCCTGATAAAATCAGGAGGTTTGTGGTTGTTATGAAGGATTTACATGTTACCGTTGTGATAACTCAACATTCAAAATATGGGATCTTGAACTTAAATTTTAGAAGAAACATACCATAATTTTCCATCATTAGGATTGCCGTAAAGTCCTAATAACAGGGATTTCTTTAGTCCATTGCATTTTCAGATAATTTCACACATATATGTTCGATCCTTTAGTCAGCCAttaccaaaaaaaaaaactcaagtTTCTTTCTCCTGATTCCTGAAGTGTCTCTCTGGGATCTACATGGACCATGATCAACAATGAATCTGGCTTTACACGTGtcattcttatgcaatttgcaATGATGTTGCATTTTATTTTTCCATGTACCTGCCACATATACTAAGATGTTTTTCTTTTGCTGCATTTTATTTGCCGGGAATCTCCAGTGTGATTCTCTTCCCCATCGCAATAACATTCTACATCACCTGGTGGTTCATTCATTTTGTTGATGGATTCTTCTCTCCAATCTATGCTCAACTGGGAATCAACATATTCGGTATATGAACTAACTGTTTTTTTATTGAAATCTCAGAATTTTTGGACTGTTGGTATCGTGTAATGATTTCGTTTCATTCAGAAAAAGGGGCACCTTCATTCTGCCTTTAGTTTGGTTCGTATTAAGTCAGCTGCAATGTTATGTTCTAGCCGCTGCTCTTTTATATAGCGTATTAATCTGGATATGTTCATCATTGTGCCCAAAAATTCTAGTGCTATCTTGTTCTAAGTTTCACAATGCACCACATGATTAGATTATAAGTTCTTCTAGAAATCTGGGAAACCTGGCAAAAATTGGTGTTATATGGTACATTGTCTTCAACGAGAAGAATTCTTGTTGGTTATCCAGCCTAATTTTTCACTTTCCATTCTGATGATTTCGCAGGTCTTGGCTTCATCACATCTGTTACTTTCATATTCTTGATTGGAGTGTTTATGTCATCTTGGGTTGGGGCCTCTGTCCTTAGCCTTGGCGAGTGGATTATTAAGCGCATGCCTCTTGTACGCCATATCTACAATGCATCCAAGCAAATAAGTGCTGCAATATCACCAGGTAAACTTATCATCATACTGGTCAATCAGCTTAACTTAAGCACTGAATAAACTCTGGTTGCTTCGTGCAGATCAGAACAAACAAGCATTCAAGGAAGTGGTCATCATAAGGCATCCTCGTGTAGGAGAATATGCGTTTGGTTTCATTACGTCATCAGTCTCACTCCAGGTCTGAAAGGCTCTTTAATATTACTCTCAGACAAGTTTGCCTTACATATATACACTTTTTTTTTTATGCATGTGCTACAGTTTCGCTACCTAGTAATTATAGGCTCGTAGCCAAGTTCAAATTCTTGCAAAGGTTGAAAGTCAAAATGTTCCTACATTCAGGACAAGCGAATAGTAATGATGATGTGTTCTCTCTGGTTTTCATGTGATATCTAAGTAAATTAATCTCATTATTTTGTTGCCGCAGAGTTATTCTGGTCAAGAAGATCTTTACTGCGTCTATGTTCCTACCAACCATCTTTATATTGGTGATATCTTCATGGTGAATTCAAAGGATGTGATAAGGCCAAATCTTTCTGTGCGTGAAGGCATAGGTAATTCACAATCTCTCCTGTGTCTGCCATTTGATATTTTGCTTAAATGAACGGGGTGGATAGTTACTTATGCCAAAAGACACTTCACATTAAAAGGGCATATATCTTTTGCAGAGATTGTTGTATCTGGTGGTATGTCAATGCCGCAAATTCTGTCAACCCTTGACCCACAAGTGATCATTGGGGAGAGAACCGGACCCAGCAGAAGCTGAAGCTGATATGAGCTCTTTGTGTGCCCCTTTTCCTGGGCACCAGTAACATTTTCATACGAGTACAGCAAACTAGATTCTGAGCCAAGTATCTGTATATTAAGTAGATATAGGCGACTCACATGGTTTGATTGTTGGCTAGAGTTTGTACTTTGTACTGCACCCTATGCAAGAAAGACGCATCGCAGCTGTGATATCCAACTGTTGTGACATTCCTATCCTCCTTGTGCTCCTTTGATTCTGTTGAAGAGCTGCTTTGCTTTCATTCGACGATGTTGAATTAGGAGTTCTCGACTCGTGGAGTTGTCAACGATGGTTGCATTCTTCttccttttgtttgtttttGGAGCTAAACCGTCTTATTTGTGCATTATGGGGGCATTATTCTCCCATAACTTTTTGGTTGAAATTTCGATGTTCTGTTCTGCTATGTTCATGTATATGTGGTTGATATCCTCTGGTGGCAACATTCTCCCGGTGCCTCCTGCGTGACATTTCAGCATCGTTCGTGTTTTGGTCTTCGTTTCGTTGAAATCTCCGAACTTCTGATCTAGTTGATTGAACCAGAAAAAACACGTCGGATGCTGTTGTGACTTGTGAGCTCGTTGCGCTTAGCCGCTACGCATGTCGTGACTTGCCGGGCCGGAGTTACTTTCCATGGGCCTATACATTTTAGGCCTTGGCCCAAATAGCGGAAACCCCACCCTTTTCTGGCCTACCCGAATGCCATGCTCGACGCTGACCTATATCGGACGGCTGCAATTCGCTAGTCCAGAGAATCCGAGAACGAGAAGACCCGCCGCCTCTGTAAAAACCCTAGTGCCCAAGAGGCCTCTATATAAGCACGGGCCGGCGGGCTCCCTTCCTCACGCCGCCAACTCACCATCTCACAACACAAGGAAGCTTTTCCTCTCTTCACTACTCCAGATAGTCCATCAGCTGATTACAGATTTCAAACAGCTTTTTGTTGCTTTGGTTTGTGGGCATCTGCAAGTTTTGATCTGCCTTTCCTTTTCGATTATTTTGGTTCTCTGATGGGGGATTTGAGTTGCTTATTTTCTGGTTGAGGACTGTGAAGATCGTATCTATTGGTCTCGTTCGTCGTAACTGGCATCTGTTTGCCTTGCCGACCATCCTGATATATCACCACCCATATTCCGAGTCCTCTACTCAGCCGCAATCACCAGTACCCATCGagatttttattttgtttgttcTGCACTTCTTTTTCAGATCTGTTCTGTTTTCTGGCCTATgattaaataaaaaaaatagacAAGCATATGTCTGAATCCTTCTGTGTGGAAAAGCCTAATCTTCTCTATGAGGTCAAGTAGATCTTTTAGTCTTTACTGTGTCTTTATTTTTATTTGGACTTGTTATGGTTTTGATTCCATTGGGGCCTAGGATGAACCATTTGGATGTTATGTTTGTATGATATCTTTGTGATTACACCACCATTACTGCCTTCCTTCTGAGGCCTCTTTACGTTTGTATCTTCTGGAATTCTTTTATATTTTGTTCTTTAATCTACCTTCTAAGTTCGCTGAGATTGATTTGTGCGATAAGGACGGGTGATGAGTACCAGTGCATAGTTCAGATGATCTAACCCTAGTGGTTGTGATTACTTTGAATAAATAGTCTTTCGCTCCTAACTGACGACCTTATCAACACTACCCAATCTCTCGGCTTTTTTGCCAATGTCTGATTCTTGCTATATTTTTTAGCATGCCTAATTCTTGCGATACTTGTTTTAAATGAATGATATATTTTTATGCATAGGCCGACGATGCAATGTTGATTGGCACACGCGATGTCGTCGAGGATTAACTCGAGCTGTCTTCGGCTctctaatttaaaataaaatggAGCTATTCTCAGTTGATGTAATCCGTTTGAATTTGAAGTTACTTAATTCGATTGATGCTGCCCGTAGCAGTTGTGGAAGATTCCAAATTTGTAAGTGGGTTGAGAATGGATGATAGTAGCATTGAATTTTTACCCTTCGCTTGTATTGTAAATATTTTTGTAATGCTGTAAAGCTACTGATGGTAACCGTTCATTTCAGTGATGTTTGATATCCTGAGCTACATTATAATGTATAAACCACAAAATTGTTCATACGAAACAAATTCAAATATAATTTCGATTAATCCAATTCCAATTTGTATAGTAAATCCTCAATCCGTTTGTCGCGTGAGCGAGGATGGAATATAGCATCAGCCAAAGCCGTGTGTACCTCCGGGCGCCCGCGTCACTTCAAACAAGCCCAGATTGGAAATGCCTCTGCCCGAGCTATGCATTCTGTTGTCTCTATGGCTCATTTCACCTGGACGATGTCACTGGTTAAGGTCATGCCGTGGGCCAACTCTGGAACCGATCGCCGCCGTTGTTTGGTCATTGTAGAGTGTTACGTCAACGGATTTATCCTTTCTCGGTAATAACACAGACTAAGTTGACTCGTTACCCGCCGTTTCTGCAGAACCTAGATTTAGGGCTTAGTTAAGCTCAAGTAGTTTCTGCAACAATCGGTGTGAGCCCCTACGTCCTCGTGGCATCCATAGACCGTAGTTGAGCGCAACTAGTGGCACCCCCACCGGAAGAGGTAAAAATATATTCGGGGTGGACGGAGCAGTTGAGCTGCAACCATGCCCATGCAGCGGTGGTTGGGTTGCGGTCGCTGGCCctccctcgccgtcgccgcgctcCGTTCCTCTGATGAACCGTCTCGCGCCCAACGCGCAGCACGTTTGCCCAACGCCGCTCACCTTCCGGCGTCCTCCCTCTCACACGCGCCCCACCCGCCAGTCACAGCTACCGCGCAGCCGCGCCCACCTATTTATGCTATCCATCCCGCGGCCCACCTCTCCTCAcgtgacctcgccgccggcgctctacgtgcgcgcgcgcgcgacacCCCGTCTTGCAAGTGCGGCCGATGGAAGACTCGCAGCGAGGAGGCAGCCAGCAGCCGAATCCACAGCTGCCTGGGTTCCTCGCCTCGCCGGTTGCCGCCGCGCCACAGCTTGTGCCGCAGGCGTGCACCAGTGGCACGGGCGGCGCGCTGAGCTGCCCGCCGGCCGCGTTGGACTGGGCGTCGCtgctcctcccgcgcgcgccgggGTCGTTGCACGATGTCCGGGCGACGACTTCGCAGGAGCAGGCGATGGCAGGGGCTAGTGGTTGTAGTAGCAGCACGGCAGGGGATGGCGACGGGGAGACGGAAGCCGGGAAGAAGGGCGGCGGGACGAGggggaacaagaagaagaagaagccgagcCGGCCGCGGTTCGCGTTCCAGACGCGGAGCGAGAACGACATCCTCGACGACGGCTACCGGTGGAGGAAGTACGGCCAGAAGGCCGTCAAGAACAGCGCGTACCCCAGGTTTATTTTCCATTCGTCTCGATCTACAACATAATGCAATCGGAATAATGTTATAGATCTTCAAATTAAACTGACTTGTTTTTGCGTTTTGCCAATTATGCGTGCGTGCGCGTGCAGGAGCTACTACCGGTGCACACACCACACGTGCAACGTGAAGAAGCAGGTGCAGCGGCTGGCCAGGGACACGAGCATCGTGGTGACCACGTACGAGGGCGTGCACAACCACCCGTGCGAGAAGCTCATGGAGGCCCTCAGCCCAATCCTCAAGCAGCTCCAGCTCCTCTCGCAGCTCCAGTGTAGCACTAATCAGCTCATCTGATGAGCTAGTATTCATCTGACACAGATGACAGCGCGAACTAATGCAGATTTATTTACTGCCCAAAGTGTACAAATCAAAACACGCTCTAGATCGGGAAGAGAAGGAAATAGGCTGTCCTACCTCCCAAATACAAATGTGTTCCTTCTTGTTTCATGCATATACAAATGTCTGTAGGCACTGATCATGATGCATGTGTTGTGTTGTAAACTTACAAAAGAATCTATGTGCTAAACTGCTGATCAGAAAGGCCCTAGTAATAAACTTACAAAGGAATGTAATTTTATTGTGCAAGTCAATCTCTTCGGCTTCATTGTTAACACCATTTTTTCACTCCCTGCTTTAAATTGTTATGGAACACTACGTTAAAAAATTTGCTATGGATCACTACGTTTTAAAAAAATGTTATGGGGAACACTAACCTTTTCACATTATTTAATTTGGATTATTTGGTGTGAACACACTTGCTCCTTATTAGTGAGCTCGCCCACTCCCTTCCTGGCAACTCCACGCATGCGTTTTTAGAACCATTTGGTAAAGCATCGTGTTGTTTATAATAAACTCAAGAAACTAAGATCCAACTCgcatatattttttattttttttaaaaaatcaaCTATCAAAGCACTTATTCAACATTTTTTAGAAAAATGTTGGAACAATATTTCAAAATGTTGTCCCAGACTTAATAATATGTTGAGCCAAGCGTTTTAAAATGTTGATTATGAAAAAATCAATCGGCATTTTGAATATATCATTTTAAAATTTCTTCATGTTTACAATTTCAACATTTCGAGTTTACAATTTCAACATTTGAACATAAAATGCTGAACATGTGCTAAAAAGTGTTGCCattgattttataaaattatgaaTGAACCATT from Panicum hallii strain FIL2 chromosome 3, PHallii_v3.1, whole genome shotgun sequence encodes:
- the LOC112884144 gene encoding protein LIKE COV 1-like, encoding MGDNKSPLSLSPMGGRDRDRDRELLIPVSGGGSAPGDGDGDGDRASSSSTSAALSSSGREAFHKVVRSWASKKFMTGCVILFPIAITFYITWWFIHFVDGFFSPIYAQLGINIFGLGFITSVTFIFLIGVFMSSWVGASVLSLGEWIIKRMPLVRHIYNASKQISAAISPDQNKQAFKEVVIIRHPRVGEYAFGFITSSVSLQSYSGQEDLYCVYVPTNHLYIGDIFMVNSKDVIRPNLSVREGIEIVVSGGMSMPQILSTLDPQVIIGERTGPSRS
- the LOC112885235 gene encoding probable WRKY transcription factor 48, translating into MEDSQRGGSQQPNPQLPGFLASPVAAAPQLVPQACTSGTGGALSCPPAALDWASLLLPRAPGSLHDVRATTSQEQAMAGASGCSSSTAGDGDGETEAGKKGGGTRGNKKKKKPSRPRFAFQTRSENDILDDGYRWRKYGQKAVKNSAYPRSYYRCTHHTCNVKKQVQRLARDTSIVVTTYEGVHNHPCEKLMEALSPILKQLQLLSQLQCSTNQLI